A genomic stretch from Candidatus Baltobacteraceae bacterium includes:
- the hpnH gene encoding adenosyl-hopene transferase HpnH, protein MSSLHEKLTVGRYIFGKKLRGEKKYPLVLELEPLLQCNLACAGCGKIQHPTDILRKRLSVEECLAAVEECGAPCVSIAGGEPLIHDQMPQIVSELLARKKFVFLCTNALLLEKKIDQFKPSPYFAWMIHLDGLEEGHDASVCRDGVFEKAISAIKTAKAKGFKVITNTTFFNRDDAASIRAVLDYLNNDLKVDMMQISPGYAYEKAPDQEGFLGVERTREIFREAFAGEKRKEWRLNHSPLYLDFLEGKVDFECTPWGIPCYTVFGWQRPCYLMSDAPYAKTYKELIEETDWEKYGRGKHPSCNNCMAHCGYEPTAVIRTTGSVKESIRAALGSR, encoded by the coding sequence TTGAGTTCGTTACACGAGAAACTGACGGTCGGGCGTTACATCTTCGGTAAGAAGCTGCGAGGCGAGAAGAAGTATCCGCTCGTCCTCGAGCTCGAACCGCTCCTGCAATGCAACCTCGCGTGCGCGGGCTGCGGCAAGATCCAGCACCCCACCGACATTTTGCGCAAGCGCCTGAGCGTCGAGGAATGTCTTGCAGCGGTGGAAGAGTGCGGGGCGCCGTGCGTCTCGATCGCAGGGGGCGAGCCGCTGATCCACGATCAGATGCCGCAGATCGTCAGCGAACTGCTCGCGCGCAAGAAATTCGTCTTCCTGTGCACCAACGCGCTATTGCTCGAGAAGAAGATCGATCAGTTCAAGCCGTCACCGTATTTCGCGTGGATGATCCATCTCGACGGGCTCGAAGAGGGCCACGACGCTTCGGTCTGCCGCGACGGCGTGTTCGAGAAAGCGATATCGGCGATCAAGACGGCGAAGGCGAAGGGTTTCAAGGTCATCACCAATACGACGTTCTTCAATCGTGACGACGCGGCGTCGATCCGGGCCGTACTCGACTATCTCAACAACGATCTCAAAGTCGACATGATGCAGATCTCACCGGGTTACGCCTACGAGAAAGCGCCGGACCAGGAAGGTTTCCTCGGCGTCGAGCGTACGCGCGAGATTTTCCGCGAGGCGTTCGCCGGCGAGAAGCGCAAGGAATGGCGGCTCAACCACAGCCCGCTCTATCTCGATTTCCTCGAAGGCAAGGTCGATTTCGAGTGCACGCCGTGGGGCATTCCCTGTTACACGGTTTTCGGTTGGCAGCGCCCCTGTTACTTGATGAGTGACGCGCCGTACGCGAAAACGTACAAGGAATTGATCGAAGAGACCGATTGGGAGAAGTACGGTCGCGGCAAGCACCCCAGCTGCAACAACTGCATGGCGCACTGCGGCTACGAGCCGACGGCCGTGATTCGCACCACCGGCTCGGTCAAGGAATCGATTCGCGCAGCCCTTGGCAGCCGGTAG
- the hpnE gene encoding hydroxysqualene dehydroxylase HpnE encodes MNPKRVAIVGAGLAGLAAGLELRERGFEVEVFERTRLLGGRATSFEIDGREIDNGQHVFLHCCERFIAFVERVGMRDALREQPRFEALVLARDGTTSRLRAAPLPAPLHLLASFAGYGHLDVGGRLRVARAFAGAALGPRPAPDLTFDAWLERNGQNPATRRAFWDPFFVPALNASFERVSAADALFVISTAFLRDSSAARFGFATVPLAHVAAAAAARIGAVHLSTGVLALDVEDDGVDLQLPEGRRERFDAVVLAVSPRTTAKLLGSPERFGVRALETYDPYPIVDVHVWHDRGALGFDFAAVLDSPLQWVFEKDAGYVCCSISVAGDVLTVPTAQLERLVWTELSAFIPKLRGGSVLRAAATRNPEATYLPRPGTARTLQRTAHPRVAIAGSWTDTGWPDTMESAVRSGTLAAEAIVGSL; translated from the coding sequence GTGAACCCGAAGCGCGTCGCGATCGTCGGGGCGGGGCTCGCGGGATTGGCGGCCGGGCTCGAATTGCGGGAGCGGGGTTTCGAGGTCGAGGTGTTCGAACGCACGCGGCTTCTCGGCGGCCGCGCAACCTCGTTTGAGATCGACGGCCGCGAGATCGACAACGGTCAGCACGTGTTCCTTCACTGCTGCGAGCGTTTCATCGCTTTCGTCGAGCGCGTTGGGATGCGCGACGCGTTACGGGAGCAGCCGCGCTTCGAAGCGCTGGTGTTGGCGCGCGACGGCACGACGAGCCGGCTGCGCGCGGCGCCGCTGCCCGCGCCCTTGCATCTCCTGGCTTCCTTCGCCGGCTACGGTCATCTCGACGTCGGCGGCCGCCTTCGCGTCGCACGCGCGTTTGCGGGAGCGGCGCTGGGCCCGCGTCCTGCGCCGGACCTCACGTTTGACGCGTGGCTCGAGCGCAACGGTCAGAACCCCGCCACGCGCCGCGCGTTCTGGGATCCGTTCTTCGTCCCCGCTCTCAACGCGTCGTTCGAACGCGTCAGCGCGGCCGACGCGCTCTTCGTGATCTCGACCGCTTTTCTGCGCGATTCGTCCGCGGCGCGCTTCGGTTTCGCAACGGTTCCGCTCGCACACGTCGCGGCAGCGGCGGCGGCGCGTATCGGCGCGGTTCATCTTTCGACCGGCGTGTTGGCGCTCGACGTGGAAGACGACGGCGTCGACCTGCAGTTGCCGGAGGGACGGCGCGAACGCTTCGACGCGGTCGTGCTCGCGGTCTCGCCGCGTACGACCGCGAAGCTGCTGGGATCACCCGAGCGGTTCGGCGTGCGCGCCCTCGAGACGTACGATCCGTATCCGATCGTCGACGTGCACGTGTGGCACGATCGAGGGGCGCTGGGTTTCGATTTTGCCGCGGTGCTCGACTCGCCGCTGCAATGGGTGTTCGAGAAGGACGCGGGTTACGTGTGCTGCAGCATCAGCGTCGCCGGCGACGTGCTCACCGTTCCGACCGCGCAGCTCGAACGCCTGGTGTGGACCGAGCTCTCGGCGTTCATTCCGAAGCTGCGGGGCGGATCGGTGCTGCGCGCCGCGGCAACGCGCAATCCCGAGGCGACGTATCTGCCGCGCCCCGGCACGGCGCGAACGCTGCAGCGCACGGCTCATCCGCGGGTTGCGATCGCTGGCTCGTGGACCGATACCGGCTGGCCGGACACGATGGAATCGGCCGTGCGCAGCGGAACGCTCGCAGCGGAGGCAATAGTGGGTTCCTTATGA
- a CDS encoding NAD-dependent epimerase/dehydratase family protein produces MAAGSRDLVFLTGASGFVGAHVLRALIGAGYEVRALARAPLAVEGECETVRGDLSEPGAVARSLEGCRYLVHTAAHYSFAPSDRERIYRVNVAGTEGLFAAAHIAGVERAVLTSSSATLGHESEPNALRAASYHRSKVLQERAAFAGRVPTVAVLPTAPVGPGDWKPTPTGRMIVDFMRGRMIARPPASGGMNVVDVEQVAQAHVAALQRGTAGERYVVGGEDLSFDALWDLLAQLTGRSAPRWRAPVALMFAAGWFDEVRCRLTRAEPFVPLEGVRLSRTRMYADSSAAQQALGVSLRPVRDALARAVAWYREHGYAA; encoded by the coding sequence TTGGCAGCCGGTAGCCGCGATCTCGTCTTTCTCACCGGCGCGTCCGGGTTCGTCGGTGCGCACGTCTTGCGCGCACTGATCGGCGCCGGCTATGAGGTACGGGCGCTCGCTCGCGCCCCGCTCGCCGTCGAGGGTGAATGTGAGACGGTTCGCGGTGACCTGAGCGAACCCGGCGCCGTCGCGCGTTCGCTGGAAGGATGCCGCTATCTCGTCCACACCGCCGCGCACTACTCGTTTGCACCAAGCGATCGCGAACGAATCTATCGCGTGAACGTCGCGGGCACCGAGGGCCTCTTCGCGGCCGCGCACATCGCCGGTGTCGAACGCGCCGTGCTGACCTCGAGCTCGGCAACGCTCGGTCACGAAAGCGAGCCCAACGCATTGCGCGCCGCTTCCTATCATCGATCGAAAGTGTTGCAAGAGCGCGCCGCCTTTGCCGGGCGCGTTCCGACCGTGGCGGTCTTGCCGACCGCGCCGGTTGGCCCCGGCGATTGGAAGCCAACGCCGACGGGCCGGATGATCGTCGATTTCATGCGCGGCAGGATGATCGCCCGTCCGCCTGCGAGCGGCGGAATGAACGTCGTGGACGTCGAGCAGGTCGCGCAAGCGCACGTCGCGGCGCTGCAACGCGGGACTGCCGGCGAACGCTACGTGGTCGGCGGCGAAGATCTTTCGTTCGATGCCCTCTGGGATCTGCTGGCGCAACTCACCGGCCGCAGCGCTCCGCGTTGGCGCGCCCCGGTTGCGCTCATGTTTGCGGCCGGGTGGTTCGACGAGGTGCGCTGCCGCCTCACGCGCGCCGAGCCGTTCGTTCCGCTCGAAGGCGTGCGGCTTTCGCGCACGCGGATGTACGCGGATTCTTCGGCCGCGCAGCAGGCGCTCGGCGTATCGCTGCGCCCGGTTCGCGATGCGCTCGCGCGTGCCGTCGCGTGGTATCGAGAGCATGGATACGCAGCATGA
- the shc gene encoding squalene--hopene cyclase, which yields MSDALERSIDWLLERQSGQGWWTGELETNVTMTAEQVLLYRFLGIDLAPFRDGAIAHMLDCQREDGSWALYYDGPADLSTTIEAYVALKAIGFDPARPQMQRALGVIRRMGGLARARVFTKIWLALFGVYPWDGIPSLPPEMIFFPRWMPFNVYDFSCWARGTVAPLTIVVSKRPVRPLGVDVREVIDPRTEPDLHRVPGSGWMWWLDGALKIYDRFGSNPIRGAAMRAMTRWIVERQEADGSWGGIQPPWVYSLIALDLMGYALDHPVMRKGLRGFDRFIIADQAHGWRVQACMSPVWDTAWVLRALALAGFTPDHPVIRRAVRWLLDEQIPAGAPGDWRVRCDFRDGNGWAFEFDNDAYPDIDDTAVVVLALHEAGDPRNVREAVQTGTAWTRAMRSRNGAWGAFDRDNTRELLYRMPFADFGALIDPPTEDVTAHVVEMLAALGCDTRDPDVANGVAYLRATQRADGSWWGRWGVNFIYGTWCAISALGMLGEGADMIERAAAWLISKQNGDGGWGESCHSYVDESFAGVGTSTPSQTAWAVNALQVAKRGDHPAARRGLTYLKETQTPEGTWEERHFTGTGFPRDFYLNYHLYRHVFPMMALATEKRESVEFVTRETDGRALHLR from the coding sequence ATGAGCGACGCGCTCGAACGCAGTATCGACTGGCTGCTCGAACGGCAATCCGGGCAGGGTTGGTGGACCGGTGAGCTCGAGACCAACGTCACGATGACGGCGGAGCAGGTGCTGCTCTACCGGTTTCTCGGCATCGATCTCGCGCCGTTCCGTGACGGCGCGATCGCGCACATGCTCGATTGCCAGCGCGAGGACGGGTCGTGGGCGCTCTACTACGACGGGCCGGCCGATCTCAGCACGACGATCGAAGCGTATGTCGCGCTGAAGGCGATCGGATTCGATCCGGCCCGCCCGCAGATGCAGCGCGCGCTCGGCGTGATTCGCCGGATGGGGGGGCTTGCACGGGCGCGCGTCTTCACCAAGATCTGGCTCGCGCTCTTCGGCGTGTATCCGTGGGACGGCATTCCGTCGCTGCCGCCGGAGATGATCTTCTTTCCGCGCTGGATGCCCTTCAACGTGTACGACTTCTCGTGCTGGGCGCGCGGCACGGTTGCGCCGCTCACGATCGTGGTCTCGAAGCGGCCGGTTCGGCCGCTCGGCGTCGACGTGCGCGAAGTGATCGACCCGCGAACCGAACCGGATCTGCATCGCGTTCCGGGATCGGGATGGATGTGGTGGCTCGACGGAGCGCTGAAAATCTACGATCGCTTCGGTTCCAATCCGATACGAGGCGCGGCGATGCGCGCGATGACGCGCTGGATCGTCGAGCGTCAGGAAGCCGACGGAAGTTGGGGCGGCATTCAACCACCCTGGGTCTATTCGTTGATCGCGCTGGACTTGATGGGGTACGCACTCGATCATCCGGTGATGCGCAAGGGACTGCGCGGGTTCGACCGTTTCATCATCGCGGACCAGGCGCACGGATGGCGTGTCCAAGCCTGCATGTCGCCGGTGTGGGACACGGCCTGGGTGTTGCGCGCGCTCGCGCTCGCCGGCTTTACGCCCGATCATCCGGTGATACGCCGCGCGGTGCGCTGGCTACTCGACGAGCAGATTCCCGCCGGCGCGCCGGGCGACTGGCGCGTGCGCTGCGACTTTCGCGACGGCAACGGTTGGGCGTTCGAGTTCGACAACGACGCGTATCCGGATATCGACGACACCGCGGTGGTCGTCTTGGCGCTGCACGAAGCCGGCGATCCGCGGAACGTGCGCGAGGCGGTGCAGACCGGTACCGCATGGACGCGCGCGATGCGCTCGCGAAACGGCGCCTGGGGCGCGTTCGACCGCGACAATACCCGCGAGCTGCTCTATCGCATGCCCTTCGCCGACTTCGGTGCGTTGATCGATCCGCCGACCGAAGACGTGACCGCGCACGTCGTGGAGATGCTCGCGGCGCTCGGTTGCGACACGCGCGATCCCGACGTCGCAAACGGCGTCGCCTATTTGCGCGCGACGCAGCGGGCCGACGGGTCGTGGTGGGGACGCTGGGGCGTCAACTTCATCTACGGAACCTGGTGCGCGATATCGGCACTGGGCATGCTGGGAGAAGGCGCAGATATGATCGAACGCGCTGCCGCCTGGCTGATTTCCAAGCAGAACGGTGACGGCGGCTGGGGTGAGAGCTGCCATTCCTACGTCGACGAATCGTTCGCCGGTGTAGGCACCAGCACGCCCTCGCAGACCGCCTGGGCGGTCAACGCGCTCCAGGTCGCCAAACGTGGCGACCACCCGGCCGCGCGCCGCGGCCTGACCTATCTCAAGGAGACCCAGACCCCCGAGGGAACCTGGGAAGAGCGTCATTTTACGGGAACGGGGTTTCCACGAGACTTCTACCTGAACTACCATCTTTATCGCCACGTCTTCCCCATGATGGCGTTGGCAACCGAAAAGCGAGAAAGCGTTGAGTTCGTTACACGAGAAACTGACGGTCGGGCGTTACATCTTCGGTAA
- a CDS encoding squalene/phytoene synthase family protein, whose amino-acid sequence MNPVTLAAADAYCRELTRRHYENFLVASPLVGADRRLDLARIYAFCRTTDDFGDESGSREEALDALERWRGELHASFGGRMPAHPVLIALRETIVRRSIPAQPFFDLIEANRLDQRAPVYETWEQLDAYCRLSAAPVGRMVLSIFGVTDARAHGLSDDVCIGLQLANHAQDVKRDAEIGRRYLPAEDIAAYGTKGAVRALVERARRLLDSGRTLEGMVPLALRLQLRLYRMGGLAICSAIERLGYGTDAQRPTVGGGERAVILLRAVSGA is encoded by the coding sequence ATGAATCCGGTTACGCTGGCGGCCGCGGACGCGTACTGCCGCGAGCTCACAAGGCGCCACTACGAAAATTTTCTGGTTGCGTCTCCGCTCGTCGGCGCAGACCGGCGCCTCGACCTGGCGCGCATCTACGCGTTCTGTCGAACGACTGATGATTTCGGCGACGAGAGCGGATCGAGAGAAGAAGCACTCGATGCGCTCGAGCGTTGGCGCGGCGAGCTGCACGCATCGTTCGGCGGCCGGATGCCGGCCCATCCGGTGCTGATCGCCCTGCGCGAAACCATCGTGCGCCGATCGATTCCCGCTCAGCCCTTTTTCGACCTGATCGAGGCCAATCGCCTCGATCAGCGCGCGCCGGTCTACGAAACATGGGAACAACTCGACGCTTATTGCCGCCTTTCGGCTGCACCGGTGGGACGCATGGTCCTCTCGATCTTCGGTGTAACCGACGCGCGCGCACACGGGTTGTCGGATGATGTGTGCATCGGATTGCAACTCGCCAATCACGCGCAGGACGTCAAGCGCGACGCGGAGATCGGCCGGCGATACCTGCCGGCCGAAGACATCGCCGCCTATGGAACGAAGGGTGCTGTGCGCGCTCTGGTCGAACGCGCGCGCCGGCTGCTCGATTCGGGACGTACGCTCGAGGGGATGGTTCCCCTCGCGTTGCGTTTGCAGCTTCGGCTCTATCGAATGGGCGGGCTCGCAATCTGCTCTGCGATCGAACGGCTCGGATACGGTACCGACGCGCAGCGGCCGACCGTCGGCGGCGGCGAGCGTGCGGTCATTCTTCTGCGGGCGGTCAGCGGTGCTTGA
- a CDS encoding squalene/phytoene synthase family protein: MLELDDAERFCRDMARREAKNFYWGFISLPRDQRNAIYALYDFARQVDDEADSTAHAPDLPGRLQRQRERVAKCVRGEYDDDPVMQVLAGAVRRFAIPERELQMLIDGVEMDGTKTRYASWEELRVYCNLVASVVGRMCVRIFGFEDDAALERADDLGVALQLTNILRDVREDLGLGRIYLPLEDLRRFGISEDRLRHPEELARSASLEGREGWDALIAFESARAREYFARGYEVLDYINRRPAACVRTMAGIYERILEKIEREPALPLHRRAGLTKTEKIAAMVRAWLGV, from the coding sequence GTGCTTGAACTCGACGATGCAGAGCGCTTTTGTCGCGACATGGCGCGGCGTGAAGCGAAGAATTTTTATTGGGGATTCATTTCACTTCCGCGCGATCAGCGCAACGCCATCTACGCGCTGTACGATTTCGCCCGGCAAGTCGACGACGAAGCCGATTCTACCGCGCACGCGCCCGATCTGCCGGGCCGCTTGCAGCGTCAGCGCGAACGCGTTGCGAAGTGCGTACGCGGTGAATACGACGACGATCCGGTAATGCAGGTGCTGGCGGGCGCCGTGCGCCGGTTCGCGATTCCCGAACGCGAGCTCCAGATGTTGATCGACGGCGTCGAGATGGACGGAACGAAGACGCGGTACGCGAGCTGGGAGGAATTGCGCGTCTATTGCAATCTGGTCGCCTCGGTGGTCGGACGGATGTGCGTTCGGATCTTCGGTTTCGAGGACGACGCGGCGCTCGAGCGCGCCGACGACCTGGGGGTCGCGCTGCAGCTCACGAATATTTTGCGTGACGTGCGTGAGGATCTCGGCCTCGGGCGCATCTATCTCCCGCTCGAGGACTTGAGGCGTTTCGGTATCAGCGAGGACCGGCTGCGTCATCCTGAGGAACTCGCGCGCAGCGCGAGCCTCGAAGGACGAGAAGGATGGGATGCGCTGATCGCTTTCGAGTCGGCGCGCGCGCGTGAGTATTTCGCGCGCGGTTACGAGGTGCTCGATTACATCAACCGGCGTCCGGCGGCGTGCGTGCGGACGATGGCCGGCATCTACGAGCGTATTCTCGAGAAGATCGAGCGGGAGCCCGCGCTGCCCTTGCATCGCCGAGCCGGTCTCACCAAGACCGAGAAGATCGCCGCGATGGTGCGCGCGTGGCTGGGGGTGTGA
- the fni gene encoding type 2 isopentenyl-diphosphate Delta-isomerase, with translation MQQETERGGRSGDGTASRKAEHLRINIENDVRSKGVGTGFERYRFVHCALPEIALAEVDPSVTHFGRTLRAPILISCMTGGTPQAALVNRTLAAVAQEFGLAMGLGSGRVLIEHPETIESFDVRALAPDVLLFANLGAVQLNKGYGPRECRRMIELVGADALVLHLNPLQEALQPDGDTDFRGLLARIGALCAEVDAPVLVKEVGWGLSAGVVHALFAAGVAGVDVAGAGGTSWSEVERHRIPEAWRARVAGEFASWGIPTADCVRDARAVAPDELIIASGGVRSGIDAAKAIALGADLAGIAGPFLRAAAEGPDEAADLAREIVEVLRAAMFSLGLRSIRELRSTDKLVPV, from the coding sequence TGACGGAACCGCGTCGAGAAAGGCCGAGCATCTTCGCATCAATATCGAGAACGACGTACGCTCCAAAGGTGTCGGCACCGGCTTCGAGCGCTATCGTTTCGTGCACTGCGCACTGCCGGAAATCGCGTTGGCCGAGGTCGATCCGAGCGTAACGCATTTCGGACGCACGTTGCGGGCGCCCATCCTTATTTCGTGCATGACCGGCGGCACGCCTCAGGCGGCTCTCGTCAACCGGACGTTGGCGGCCGTCGCGCAAGAATTCGGCTTGGCGATGGGTTTGGGCTCGGGACGCGTGCTCATCGAACATCCGGAAACGATCGAGAGCTTCGATGTACGCGCTCTCGCCCCGGACGTGCTGCTCTTTGCGAACCTCGGCGCCGTGCAGTTGAACAAAGGATACGGACCGCGCGAATGCCGGCGGATGATCGAACTCGTCGGCGCCGACGCGCTCGTGCTCCATTTGAACCCGCTGCAGGAAGCGCTCCAGCCGGACGGTGATACCGATTTTCGCGGTCTGCTCGCACGAATCGGTGCGCTTTGTGCGGAAGTGGACGCTCCCGTACTGGTCAAGGAAGTCGGCTGGGGATTGAGCGCCGGCGTCGTGCACGCGCTCTTCGCGGCAGGCGTCGCCGGTGTCGACGTGGCCGGTGCGGGCGGCACGTCGTGGAGTGAAGTCGAACGTCACCGGATTCCGGAAGCGTGGCGAGCACGGGTTGCCGGCGAGTTCGCGTCGTGGGGAATTCCAACCGCGGATTGCGTTCGTGACGCGCGCGCGGTCGCGCCCGATGAATTGATCATCGCGAGCGGCGGCGTACGTAGCGGCATCGACGCGGCCAAGGCGATCGCGCTCGGCGCCGACCTTGCCGGCATCGCCGGGCCGTTTCTGCGCGCGGCGGCCGAAGGCCCCGACGAGGCCGCCGATCTCGCACGCGAAATCGTCGAGGTCTTGCGTGCCGCGATGTTTTCGCTCGGGCTGCGTTCGATCCGGGAACTGCGATCGACCGACAAACTGGTGCCGGTATGA